From a single Paraburkholderia sp. FT54 genomic region:
- a CDS encoding MFS transporter, producing the protein MNSLYDADANALGDASEMALRRAYSASEWRIVPILFLLWMLAWVDRANVAFAKLQMLSDLHFSEIVYGFGAGLFFLGYVVFGIPSTLIQQRLGARKTIAAIAIGWGATSLAMTLVNSPPVFYFLRFLLGAFEAGFYPGVILYLNLWFPAQRRTRNFSIFHSAAICSTVAVGLTGGFILQHMSGLLSLQGWRWMFLVQAAPTLLLGCLVPFVLSDSPATASWLSPEERELIQTDLARDRQRSSAGADHHGPLLANPVVWVLFAAYFCILTANTALSFFIPTILHDAGFGGYTAIGNAIAAMCVLGAIGNIAFCSFASRHSDVRYHCAIASIVSVASLILLIFVWHSNRAATFTTLVFALAGTGAGISLFWQIPVRFLKSNAAAVGVAFISSFANLAGFLTPWLTGYIREATGTYTSGFVTAACVQALSAVVLVVALPLAASRNRVAAPAHRQGGNS; encoded by the coding sequence ATGAATTCGCTCTACGACGCCGATGCGAACGCCTTGGGCGACGCGTCCGAAATGGCATTACGACGCGCGTATTCGGCTTCGGAATGGAGAATCGTTCCGATCCTCTTCCTGCTGTGGATGCTCGCGTGGGTCGATCGGGCCAACGTCGCGTTCGCGAAGCTGCAGATGCTGTCGGATCTTCACTTCAGCGAAATCGTGTACGGTTTTGGCGCGGGATTGTTCTTTCTAGGGTACGTCGTGTTCGGCATACCGAGCACATTGATTCAGCAAAGACTGGGCGCACGGAAGACGATCGCCGCCATTGCAATCGGCTGGGGCGCGACGAGTCTCGCCATGACACTGGTGAACAGCCCTCCCGTCTTCTACTTCCTGCGGTTCTTGTTAGGCGCTTTCGAAGCCGGCTTCTACCCCGGTGTGATCCTCTATCTGAATCTCTGGTTTCCAGCACAACGTAGAACCCGTAACTTCAGCATTTTTCACTCGGCCGCGATCTGTTCGACGGTCGCCGTCGGCCTGACGGGAGGATTCATCCTGCAACATATGAGCGGCCTCCTGTCGCTGCAAGGATGGCGCTGGATGTTTCTGGTTCAGGCCGCGCCCACCCTGCTGCTCGGCTGCCTCGTTCCGTTTGTCCTTTCCGATAGCCCGGCGACCGCCTCCTGGCTGTCTCCGGAGGAACGAGAACTCATCCAGACCGATCTGGCTCGTGACAGGCAACGGTCGTCCGCAGGCGCGGACCACCATGGGCCACTGCTTGCCAATCCCGTTGTCTGGGTTCTGTTCGCCGCCTATTTCTGCATTCTCACCGCCAACACGGCCCTGAGCTTCTTCATTCCGACCATCCTGCACGATGCCGGATTCGGTGGATACACCGCCATCGGCAATGCCATTGCTGCAATGTGCGTACTCGGCGCCATCGGCAATATTGCATTCTGTTCGTTCGCGAGCCGGCATAGCGACGTTCGCTACCATTGTGCGATCGCGTCGATCGTGAGCGTCGCGAGCCTGATCCTGCTGATATTCGTCTGGCACAGCAACCGCGCCGCCACCTTTACGACACTCGTCTTCGCTCTCGCCGGCACAGGCGCGGGGATCTCGTTGTTCTGGCAGATTCCCGTACGGTTCCTGAAGTCGAATGCGGCAGCGGTCGGGGTAGCGTTCATCAGCTCGTTCGCGAACCTTGCGGGCTTTCTGACACCGTGGCTCACGGGGTACATACGCGAGGCGACCGGTACTTATACGAGCGGCTTTGTCACTGCGGCCTGCGTGCAGGCATTGTCAGCAGTCGTGCTCGTCGTGGCGTTGCCATTGGCCGCTTCAAGAAACCGAGTCGCTGCTCCGGCCCATCGTCAAGGCGGCAACTCATGA
- the fahA gene encoding fumarylacetoacetase — protein sequence MNLDRTHDVSARSWLASANHPASDFPLQNLPYAIFRRKKSAEQFRGGIALGDRVIDLAALVREQCLDGLAMQAARACSQASLNTFFSMGSQAWRALRLAVFTLFEASVAGAPGVADRHVLERCLVEQTDVEYSLPASIGDYTDFYTSIDHARNIVKLLRPDASLSPNFQWMPVAYHGRVSSIGLSGEQVRRPLGQRLVAGRGTPELAACERLDYELELGIFIGVGNSRGEPISINQAEEHVFGLCLLNDWSARDIQMWESTPLGPFLAKNFATTISPWIVTMDALAPFRHEWTRPADQPQPLPYLDAPANQREGGLDIQLEVWLESERQRTSEAPATRLSRTSFRHQYWSVAQMVAHHAVGGCNLRSGDLLGSGTISGPTAAEAGALIELTVGGRTPVALGNGETRGFLEDGDTVVMKGWCERTGFARIGFGENRGKVIPARVVS from the coding sequence ATGAACCTTGATCGCACTCACGACGTCAGCGCGAGGAGCTGGTTGGCGTCCGCCAACCATCCTGCCAGCGACTTTCCGCTGCAGAACCTTCCCTACGCGATCTTCCGCCGCAAGAAAAGCGCCGAGCAGTTTCGCGGAGGCATTGCGCTCGGCGACCGGGTCATCGACCTCGCCGCGCTCGTTCGCGAACAATGCCTCGACGGCCTGGCCATGCAAGCCGCGCGCGCCTGCAGCCAAGCTTCTCTCAACACGTTTTTCAGCATGGGTTCGCAGGCGTGGCGCGCTCTGCGGCTTGCTGTTTTCACACTCTTCGAGGCATCCGTAGCCGGCGCGCCGGGCGTCGCGGATCGGCACGTGCTGGAACGGTGCCTCGTCGAGCAGACCGACGTTGAATACAGCCTGCCCGCATCCATTGGCGACTATACCGACTTCTACACGTCGATCGATCACGCGCGCAACATCGTCAAGTTGTTGCGACCTGACGCGTCACTGTCGCCGAATTTTCAATGGATGCCCGTCGCGTATCACGGCCGTGTCTCAAGCATCGGACTATCCGGTGAGCAGGTCCGGCGCCCGCTCGGGCAACGCCTCGTCGCGGGTCGAGGCACGCCGGAGCTTGCGGCGTGTGAGCGACTCGACTACGAACTTGAACTGGGAATTTTTATCGGCGTCGGCAACTCGCGGGGCGAGCCAATTTCCATCAATCAGGCCGAAGAACACGTGTTCGGCCTCTGTCTGCTGAACGACTGGTCCGCCCGCGACATACAGATGTGGGAATCCACGCCGTTGGGCCCGTTTCTCGCGAAGAATTTTGCCACCACAATTTCCCCCTGGATCGTGACGATGGACGCCCTCGCACCATTCCGGCATGAGTGGACGCGGCCTGCCGATCAGCCTCAACCATTGCCCTATCTCGACGCACCGGCCAATCAACGCGAAGGCGGCCTCGACATCCAGCTCGAAGTCTGGCTGGAGTCCGAACGACAGCGCACGAGCGAAGCTCCGGCCACCCGTCTGTCGCGTACCAGCTTCCGCCATCAATACTGGAGCGTGGCTCAGATGGTCGCGCATCACGCGGTGGGCGGCTGCAACCTTCGCAGCGGCGATCTGTTGGGCAGCGGCACGATCTCGGGCCCAACCGCCGCCGAGGCCGGCGCATTGATCGAACTCACCGTCGGCGGCAGGACACCCGTCGCACTCGGCAATGGCGAAACACGCGGCTTTCTCGAGGACGGCGACACGGTCGTCATGAAAGGCTGGTGCGAGCGGACCGGCTTTGCGCGAATTGGCTTTGGTGAAAACCGTGGGAAGGTCATCCCCGCGCGAGTGGTTTCGTAG